One Pichia kudriavzevii chromosome 3, complete sequence genomic window carries:
- a CDS encoding uncharacterized protein (PKUD0C02070; similar to Saccharomyces cerevisiae YBR247C (ENP1); ancestral locus Anc_6.165) produces MGKVSTKDTKASGKHVPLYKDIAASGGKLKSSQIKAKVYKKAKENDDNDDGDDGRDEFEMDAATSRRVLKLAREQQQELEEEENYNEVATKPRFQLIQHESDAEEEQDEEEYEEEYEEEMEYVDDEDLNPSEVAMFETFFKAKQGNNEPFQPINLADKIMQKIAQSATPDESDGGKDPESTEGRPQDGVYLPPRVIEAYQKVGESLRAWKHGKLPKLFKVLPTIKNWEDLIYVTAPEQWTPNAVYEATRLFVSNLTAAKAEKFVSLVLYPRFRQDIEENEDHKLNYHIYRALKKSLYKPAAFFKGFLFQLVEDQCSVREAMIAASVLKKTSVPVQHASVALSWLLEQEFSPAATVFIRVLIEKKYALPYQTIDDLVFYFMRFRVITDNKSSFKIDNEADLMDDVDIDITQQRKLQDAPPLPLVWHKSLLAFAQRYKNDITDDQRDFLMEVVRQRPHREISPEIRRELLAGKPKEFTQEPTKKFDDDDVMSYF; encoded by the coding sequence ATGGGCAAGGTCTCAACTAAAGATACAAAGGCTTCCGGAAAACATGTTCCGTTGTACAAGGATATTGCTGCCAGTGGTGGAAAATTAAAGTCTTCACAAATAAAAGCAAAAGTTTacaaaaaagcaaaagagaATGATGACAATGATGACGGTGACGATGGAAGGGATGAGTTTGAAATGGATGCAGCTACTTCTCGTCGTGTTCTCAAGCTTGCACgtgaacaacaacaagaacttgaggaagaagaaaactACAATGAAGTTGCAACAAAGCCTAGGTTCCAACTTATTCAGCATGAATCTGAtgctgaagaagaacaagacGAAGAAGAGTACGAAGAAGAGTACGAAGAAGAGATGGAATATGTGGATGATGAAGATCTTAACCCATCTGAAGTTGCAATGtttgaaacattttttAAAGCAAAACAAGGTAATAATGAACCTTTTCAGCCTATCAACCTTGCTGATAAAATTATGCAAAAAATAGCACAATCAGCTACTCCAGACGAAAGCGACGGTGGAAAAGATCCTGAAAGCACAGAAGGAAGACCACAAGACGGTGTTTACTTACCACCAAGGGTTATTGAAGCGTATCAAAAGGTTGGAGAATCTTTGAGAGCATGGAAACATGGTAAATTACCCAAACTATTCAAAGTTTTAccaacaatcaaaaactGGGAAGATCTGATATATGTCACCGCTCCAGAACAGTGGACGCCAAATGCAGTATATGAGGCTACCAGACTATTTGTCTCGAATTTAACTGCAGCAAAGGCTGAAAAGTTTGTTAGTCTTGTTCTTTATCCAAGATTCCGTcaagatattgaagagaatgaaGACCACAAATTAAACTACCATATATATAGggcattgaaaaaatcattgtATAAACCTGCTGCGTTTTTCAAAGGGTTTCTTTTCCAGTTAGTTGAAGATCAATGCTCAGTCCGTGAAGCCATGATTGCTGCTTCCGTGTTAAAGAAAACTTCGGTTCCAGTTCAGCACGCTTCTGTTGCATTGTCTTGGTTATTAGAACAGGAATTTTCACCTGCTGCCACTGTTTTTATTAGAGTGCtaattgagaaaaagtATGCATTACCGTACCAAACTATTGATGATCtagttttttatttcatgAGGTTTCGTGTAATTACTGACAATAAATCTTCATTCAAAATAGACAATGAAGCTGATTTAATGGACgatgttgatattgatatcaCCCAACAGAGAAAATTACAAGATGCTCCACCTTTACCCCTTGTCTGGCATAAATCATTGCTCGCCTTTGCGCAAAGGTATAAGAATGATATCACAGATGATCAAAGGGATTTCTTAATGGAAGTTGTTAGGCAACGTCCTCACAGAGAGATTTCTCCTGAAATAAGAAGAGAATTACTAGCCGGTAAGCCAAAAGAATTCACCCAGGAACCAACTAAgaaatttgatgatgatgatgtcaTGTCTTACTTCTGA
- a CDS encoding uncharacterized protein (PKUD0C02110; similar to Saccharomyces cerevisiae YKL108W (SLD2); ancestral locus Anc_2.468), translating to MSIDVKEKYYLLRKYSHYLKTELKAFTGKKVTKGSSVENKLRVYRKLRKLIHYVDDELKGKVEQEKKIIKQVDNYYEYLESKISKSLNGQTELSTSTRGKTKQVSHHEQPPGNKQVNQESIETDEDDEEITEVGPTPQLNGRVLTIFDIQTSPEKIEMSPMKGVPKLNLGIQLEAPQEVEMFKTPTKPVKTLDLGFGSSSRKLTFDKIDIADDDLVKDTVPAKSNMQPIHETPKYLKTQSTKLNHFDYVMIDDNWSEDEFDDGFTDTMAPLGRGNDDKHENDTPKKHFLELSFSDSELSTLSYIEPSPIIKRTSGRSLFELHKDVVNLKRNLTDLQELAGLESDHNELNKQDEPVLQTVGYDEYKLDEKPKEADEADQNLVSGESTHVSSPTKDNTLFRENIVNVFDPHYKLRNKIKTIKRSTRRAKLHSDKISIHDDLEEIDIHALAFGKRKLNFDEGQSCDSAKDHSKSETPHKRSSDIYTSDEDDELYERKDIAQLEKELEVKNKGKGFKGKHPLSNNFVRLKINRGRRGNSRFKRRR from the coding sequence ATGTCAATAGatgtcaaagaaaaatactATTTATTACGGAAGTACTCCCACTACCTAAAAACCGAGCTAAAGGCGTTTACTGGGAAAAAGGTGACCAAGGGAAGTTCAGTGGAAAATAAACTTCGAGTCTATAGGAAACTCAGGAAATTAATCCACTACGTTGATGACGAGCTAAAAGGTAAAGTTgagcaagaaaagaagataatCAAACAGGTTGACAATTATTATGAGTATCTTGAATCTAAAATCAGCAAAAGTCTCAATGGACAAACAGAGCTGTCAACGTCAACCAGAGGGAAAACTAAACAAGTTTCTCATCATGAACAACCACCTGGAAACAAACAGGTGAACCAAGAATCCATTGAAActgatgaggatgatgaagaaatcacaGAAGTTGGGCCTACGCCTCAACTCAATGGGAGAGTATTAACAATATTTGACATACAAACATCGCCGGAAAAAATCGAAATGTCTCCAATGAAAGGTGTCCCAAAGTTAAACCTTGGGATACAATTGGAAGCACCTCAGGAAGTAGAAATGTTTAAGACTCCAACGAAACCTGTGAAAACTCTTGACCTTGGCTTTGGGTCTTCCTCCAGAAAACTCACATTCGATAAGATTGATATAGCCGATGATGACCTTGTAAAGGATACGGTACCGGCTAAATCGAATATGCAACCAATTCATGAAACGCCAAAGTACTTGAAAACTCAATCCACCAAACTAAACCATTTTGACTATGTGATGATTGATGATAATTGGAGTGAAGATGAGTTTGACGATGGTTTCACTGACACAATGGCCCCTTTAGGCCGGGGGAATGACGACAAGCACGAGAATGATACACCcaaaaaacattttttagAACTCAGCTTCTCTGATTCGGAGCTATCAACATTGAGTTACATAGAACCAAGTCCTATAATTAAGAGAACAAGTGGACGttctttgtttgaattACATAAAGATGTGGTTAATCTCAAACGTAATTTGACCGACCTACAGGAGCTTGCTGGTTTGGAATCGGATCATAATGAGCTAAATAAACAAGATGAACCAGTCTTACAAACTGTGGGGTATGATGAATATAAACTAGATGAAAAACCCAAAGAAGCTGATGAAGCAGATCAGAATTTGGTTTCAGGTGAAAGTACACATGTAAGCAGTCCAACAAAAGATAACACCTTATTTAGGGAAAACATAGTTAACGTATTCGATCCACACTACAAACTAAGgaataaaattaaaactaTCAAAAGATCCACCAGAAGGGCAAAGTTACATAGTGATAAAATAAGCATACACGATGATCTTGAAGAGATAGACATCCATGCACTTGCATTTGGAAAGCGTAAGTTAAACTTTGATGAGGGTCAAAGCTGCGACAGTGCAAAGGATCATTCTAAATCAGAAACACCACATAAAAGAAGTTCTGATATATATACTTCCGACGAAGACGACGAACTTtatgaaagaaaagacaTTGCTCAACTGGAGAAAGAGTTAGAGGTGAAAAATAAAGGGAAAGGATTTAAGGGTAAGCACCCATTATCTAATAATTTTGTCCGTCTTAAAATTAATAGAGGCAGACGTGGAAACAGTCGTTTTAAACGTAGGCGTTAA
- a CDS encoding uncharacterized protein (PKUD0C02090; Pfam Domains: Gly_transf_sug(6.6e-06)): MNTLKSVLLTALVIFSILNILSANIFNPSIHDAKIRKAFKTSAEIRAGAASKNEDESVDLVVKDHAGIVQEYLKPKNIYSFSTILDRLLFSFPYNPYDEVEKNIFQIWKTSDMDDEEHFPKDCKTLVERWSDANPEYDHRLFSVSEAEDLVADILRPQVPEVVEALRYLPNERLKFEFLKFLILYLNGGVYADVDTIAVKPIRFWYNLPSFKTKVWLGIDSDPNSADWSDNYSRRLTFNNNILRAKSNHPLLARIIARITFIINTNKELIQTTDWNKEYENCDASGAPIVQFTGTSLLTDTVFEYLNTIDQYLFFTTIKNELFIKERVQLHKEVFGPDVDPEQRFSYKTFTLLGNPVQVQDIAILPKISFTGYDTAQIDFFDDSNEKKGYDKFYYGRSKFLTEWSPKKLRLDSN; encoded by the coding sequence ATGAATACCCTCAAATCGGTTCTTTTGACCGCCCTTGTTATATTCTCCATTCTCAATATCCTTTCAGCTAATATTTTCAATCCTTCAATTCATGACGCCAAGATTAGAAAAGCATTTAAGACTTCTGCAGAGATTCGTGCAGGAGCAGCAAGCAAGAATGAGGATGAATCGGTTGATTTAGTAGTCAAAGATCATGCTGGAATTGTTCAAGAGTatttgaaaccaaaaaatatataCTCCTTTTCTACAATTCTCGATCGACTCTTGTTCAGCTTCCCTTATAATCCATACGATGAAGTagaaaagaatattttccaaatatgGAAAACTTCTGATATGGATGACGAGGAACACTTTCCGAAGGATTGTAAGACTCTGGTTGAAAGATGGAGTGACGCCAACCCCGAGTATGACCACAGGcttttttctgtttctgaGGCAGAGGATTTAGTTGCGGATATTCTAAGACCTCAAGTTCCAGAGGTTGTTGAAGCATTACGTTACCTGCCTAACGAAAGATTAaagtttgaatttcttaAGTTTTTAATCCTCTATTTGAATGGAGGTGTTTATGCAGATGTTGATACCATTGCTGTAAAACCCATCAGATTTTGGTATAACTTGCCATCGTTTAAGACTAAGGTCTGGCTAGGTATTGATTCTGATCCAAACTCTGCTGATTGGTCGGACAATTATTCTCGTCGTCTCACttttaataataatattttACGGGCCAAGTCAAATCACCCATTGCTTGCCAGGATTATAGCTAGGATAACTTTCATTATTAATACCAACAAGGAACTTATCCAAACCACAGACTGGAATAAGGAATATGAAAATTGTGATGCCTCTGGTGCACCAATAGTCCAGTTCACAGGTACATCTCTCCTTACTGATACTgtatttgaatatttaaACACCATTGATCAATACCTTTTCTTTACTACTATTAAAAATGAattatttatcaaagaacGTGTTCAATTACACAAGGAGGTTTTTGGACCAGACGTTGATCCAGAACAAAGATTTTCATATAAAACTTTCACTTTACTAGGCAATCCTGTACAAGTGCAAGACATTGCTATTCTTCCTAAAATCAGCTTCACAGGCTATGATACTGCAcaaattgatttctttgatgattccaatgaaaagaaaggttATGATAAGTTTTATTACGGTAGATCTAAGTTTTTAACTGAATGGTCTCCAAAAAAATTACGTCTGGATTCTAATTAG
- a CDS encoding uncharacterized protein (PKUD0C02060; similar to Saccharomyces cerevisiae YGL097W (SRM1); ancestral locus Anc_6.166), whose product MVKLERKRKATGLVSEGNAVPSPAKKPKTLELHSFESLRASRYKTINERATANRTPLDVFVWGSGSMCELGLGPDAKTKEVKRPRLNPFLKKDEVGIVDFAVGGMHVLALDKNGAVWSWGNNDSAVLGRDTSADADKNLRDMDAESDDEDGDLNEAESTPGKVEGLPENDSVVKLAASDNLSVVLLESGQVWAWGTFRNNEGILGFSKDVKLQKFPVRITELENIVSIVAGKDHILALDIKGWVYAWGNGQQYQLGRKILERSLLLSLEPRSFGLKNVKFIGSGEFHSFAISTKGKVYSWGLNQYGQCGVDMNIDDGAVVTKPTEIKELADKDIVYITGGEHHSLAVSSSGEVYAFGRYDMKEIGIEKDKLPLDDCIKDDHGNVRSLPVPTKLALPPIKTVACGSHHSLAVTKDGFVFSWGFADTYAVGLGNLDDDVEKPTRIDNTATKEHDIQIVGCGGQFSVSAGVKIDNEERIEERLDAIEKFEEEN is encoded by the coding sequence ATGGTAAAActagaaagaaagagaaaagcTACTGGCCTTGTTTCTGAGGGAAATGCTGTCCCAAGTCCAGCGAAGAAGCCAAAAACTTTGGAACTTCATAGTTTCGAGTCACTCCGTGCATCTCGTTACAAGACTATCAATGAAAGAGCAACTGCTAATAGAACTCCGTTAGATGTTTTTGTATGGGGGTCTGGTTCCATGTGTGAACTAGGATTAGGTCCAGATGCGAAAACCAAAGAGGTCAAAAGACCAAGATTAAACCCATTCCTCAAGAAAGACGAAGTAggaattgttgattttgctgTCGGTGGCATGCATGTTTTAGCGTTGGATAAAAACGGTGCAGTGTGGTCGTGGGGAAACAATGACTCTGCTGTTTTGGGTAGAGACACAAGTGCAGATGCAGACAAAAATTTAAGGGATATGGATGCCgaaagtgatgatgaagatggcGATCTAAATGAAGCTGAATCTACTCCTGGTAAGGTTGAAGGCTTACCTGAAAATGATTCTGTTGTTAAACTTGCTGCGAGTGACAACTTGTCGGTTGTTTTATTGGAAAGTGGACAAGTTTGGGCATGGGGTACTTTCAGGAATAATGAAGGTATTTTAGGTTTTTCTAAAGACGTGAAGCTGCAAAAATTTCCTGTTAGAATTACAGAATTGGAGAATATTGTTTCCATTGTTGCCGGAAAAGACCATATCTTAGCATTAGACATCAAGGGATGGGTTTATGCATGGGGTAATGGACAACAATACCAATTAGGGCGTAAGATTTTAGAAAGAAGtcttttattatctttGGAACCTAGATCTTTTGGGCTCAAGAATGTAAAGTTTATTGGTTCTGGTGAGTTCCACAGTTTTGCAATTTCTACAAAGGGAAAGGTATATTCATGGGGGCTAAACCAATACGGTCAATGTGGTGTTGATATGAATATTGATGACGGTGCCGTCGTTACCAAGCCAACTGAGATTAAAGAATTGGCTGATAAAGATATTGTTTATATTACGGGTGGAGAGCATCATTCACTTGCAGTGTCCTCATCTGGTGAAGTTTATGCATTTGGTAGATATGATATGAAAGAAATTGgtattgaaaaagataaattGCCATTGGATGATTGTATAAAAGACGATCATGGTAACGTTCGTTCATTACCAGTTCCGACTAAATTAGCACTACCACCAATTAAGACAGTTGCCTGTGGTTCGCATCACTCCTTAGCCGTTACTAAAGATGGCTTTGTTTTTTCGTGGGGGTTTGCGGACACTTATGCTGTTGGTTTAGGTAActtggatgatgatgttgaaaaaccaACTAGAATTGATAATACTGCAACCAAGGAGCATGATATTCAAATAGTCGGATGTGGTGGGCAATTCTCTGTTTCTGCCGGTGTGAAAATTGacaatgaagaaagaattgaagaaaggTTAGatgcaattgaaaagtttgaagaggaaaattga
- a CDS encoding uncharacterized protein (PKUD0C02080; similar to Saccharomyces cerevisiae YPL268W (PLC1); ancestral locus Anc_6.3) gives MHISSITSDITKHLSTLRMNSTSFRRQSSSDKSITISTQTLKESSDGLSNIQNQETLDTFVPLTLEAINSASSDPFDPSSYPAELIDPGLEMIRVTRRKHVHRLFKLNLPSLTLTWNSKASSKIEMDNIQSIRVGSDAKSYREEFNIPSDYNDLWITVIYRTKNLTAGSLSNDLKALHMIATSKRNLEIMINTLTVLSTWVKNQESLINCADVNGFSVGKWNNRIKKVNRQHMSFDDLIKLTSELNVNMNQSYLRQYFDECDKEKKGVLSFGEFQEFVTKLRNRKEVDEILAHCGAANGKLHLEQFKQFITKIQNEDFDERFIGYLFKKYSYKGEGEFMNQANLINYLNSVFNGPLISEYRTHSDYYSHPLTDYYISTSHNTYLLGKQVHGNSSIEGYIHALQRGCRCVEIDVWNNDDNHPIVTHGRTLTTSIDFELVIDTIRKYAFIATPFPLIISLEIRCSKEAQQRCVTVMKNTFGDMLLCEPLSEINILPSPQDLKHKILIKVKKSKQTTIVETSSSAIHSSFSTSSTQSEDLTASAHSDDSTTIVLKKIVPKPTRPTIIPELSILAPYFVGIRFRNFSLPESKTFNHVLSFSDRSLLSLLKDQFKLNAIVKHNKRGMMRIYPSVVRFKSDNFNPIRFWEVGCQMVATNWQIWDCGQEISESLFRPLSTSSGIGYSGYRLKPEILRRPTAANNKELIKIENLKALQFTILKKLDILILSGQQLPKPKELILSLNGYTPWVEIEVYNVKPVEGKILHHKSASRSFSLDDELSSDSPIAHVEEYDKDIGTIRTNHSDDFSSLSEYSLCFKTRLAENKDNAFNPIWNVLCRLSYFANAIDLSFIRIVVKTNRVNKTNVISKVGNAVVKNTSDYTVGSWCCKIGDMKEGYRQIRLVDNKGDELIHSSLLLKISKD, from the coding sequence ATGCatatttcatcaattacTTCTGATATAACCAAACACCTGTCTACTTTACGGATGAATTCGACATCTTTTCGACGTCAAAGCTCAAGTGATAAGTCTATAACAATATCTACACAGACACTCAAGGAATCTTCAGATGGTCTGTCTAACATCCAAAACCAAGAAACGTTAGATACTTTTGTGCCATTAACTTTGGAAGCAATAAATAGTGCCTCGTCGGATCCTTTTGATCCTTCTTCATATCCTGCAGAACTTATAGATCCAGGGTTGGAAATGATCAGAGTTACCCGACGCAAACATGTCCATCGGCTTTTCAAATTAAATCTACCATCATTGACGCTAACATGGAATTCAAAAGCTAGCTCTAAAATAGAAATGGATAACATCCAGAGTATTAGAGTGGGCAGTGATGCCAAAAGTTACAGGGAAGAGTTCAATATCCCTTCAGATTATAACGATCTTTGGATAACAGTTATATATCGGACTAAAAACTTGACAGCAGGATCTCTATCAAATGATCTAAAAGCACTACATATGATTGCCACATCTAAGAGAAATCTGGAAATTATGATAAACACGTTGACGGTATTGTCAACATGGGTTAAGAATCAAGAAAGTTTAATAAATTGTGCTGATGTAAATGGGTTTTCTGTGGGGAAGTGGAACAACAGAATAAAAAAGGTAAATCGCCAGCATATGagttttgatgatttaaTTAAGCTAACTTCGGAACTAAATGTAAACATGAATCAGTCCTATTTACGCCAGTATTTTGATGAATGtgataaggaaaaaaaaggagttTTAAGTTTTGGTGAATTTCAAGAGTTCGTTACGAAACTAAGGAACCGAAAAGAAGTGGACGAAATTTTAGCTCATTGTGGTGCTGCTAATGGTAAACTGCATTTGGAACAGTTTAAGCAGTTTATTACTAAGATTCAAAATGAggattttgatgaaaggTTTATTGGGTATCTATTCAAAAAGTACTCATACAAGGGAGAGGGTGAATTCATGAATCAAGcaaatttgatcaattatttgaatAGTGTTTTTAATGGTCCATTGATTAGTGAATATAGAACCCACAGTGATTATTACTCACACCCACTAACTGATTATTATATTTCAACTTCTCATAATACTTATCTCTTAGGAAAACAAGTACATGGTAACTCGTCCATAGAAGGGTATATTCATGCTTTGCAACGTGGCTGTAGGTGTGTTGAAATAGATGTATGGAACAACGATGATAATCATCCAATAGTGACACATGGAAGAACGCTAACAACTTCTATAGATTTTGAATTGGTAATTGACACTATTCGAAAATATGCATTCATTGCAACaccttttcctttgattATATCTCTTGAAATTCGATGTTCGAAGGAAGCGCAACAAAGATGTGTGACCGTTATGAAAAATACTTTTGGGGATATGCTGTTATGTGAACCATTATCAGAAATTAACATACTTCCTTCACCCCAGGATTTAAAGCATAAGATTCTGATAaaggtaaaaaaatcaaagcaAACTACCATTGTTgaaacttcttcaagtgCCATTCactcttcattttctacATCGTCAACCCAGAGTGAAGACTTGACTGCATCTGCTCACAGCGATGACTCAACGACTATtgtgttgaagaaaattgtCCCCAAACCAACCAGGCCTACAATTATACCTGAACTTTCAATCCTTGCGCCATATTTTGTCGGTATACGGTTCAGGAACTTTTCATTACCAGAATCGAAAACGTTCAACCATGTACTTTCATTTAGTGATCGATCGCTCCTCTCTTTGCTAAAAGATCAGTTTAAACTAAATGCAATTGTAAAACACAATAAACGAGGAATGATGAGAATTTACCCATCAGTTGTTAGGTTTAAGTCAGATAACTTCAATCCGATCAGGTTCTGGGAAGTAGGCTGCCAAATGGTGGCCACCAATTGGCAAATTTGGGACTGCGGTCAAGAAATATCGGAATCTTTATTTAGGCCTTTGAGTACCAGTTCGGGAATTGGATATTCTGGATATAGACTAAAACCTGAAATTTTGAGAAGACCAACTGCAGCTAATAACAAAGAGCTAATCAAAATCGAAAACTTAAAAGCATTGCAGTTTACGATTCTTAAGAAGCTTGATATATTGATACTTTCAGGTCAACAATTGCCAAAGCCGAAGGAGTTAATATTATCCTTAAACGGTTATACCCCGTGGGtagaaattgaagtttATAATGTTAAGCCAGTTGAAGGCAAAATTTTACATCACAAATCAGCTAGCagatcattttctttagaTGATGAACTTTCTAGCGATTCACCAATTGCTCATGTTGAAGAGTATGATAAAGATATTGGTACGATTAGAACCAATCATTCCGATGATTTTAGCTCCCTTTCTGAATATAGTCTTTGTTTCAAAACAAGACTagctgaaaataaagataaCGCATTCAATCCAATATGGAACGTATTATGCCGGTTAAGTTACTTTGCCAATGCAATAGACTTGTCATTTATCAGAATAGTCGTTAAAACAAATAGAGTCAATAAGACTAATGTCATAAGTAAGGTGGGTAATGCGGTTGTTAAGAACACATCTGATTATACCGTAGGTAGTTGGTGTTGTAAAATTGGAGATATGAAGGAGGGCTACAGACAAATCCGATTGGTTGATAATAAAGGAGATGAATTAATCCATTCGAGCTTATTACTGAAGATTTCTAAGGACTAG
- a CDS encoding uncharacterized protein (PKUD0C02100), protein MGSAESLSSAPTRFSGRISRLTRRRTRIIVLIGVMLTIVSAFYYFAPGNNFASLKLSKGTESEGGMFDKLFDIDAVNRYLSNANKETKKLEKENEVKGAQLQVKINEEQEALLNNAEELRKLYFNSDHNGIINFGSTGNMGKPELNILKNKDSKNKLQELLHDGKDGKTSNNKEEPGGDRSIPLTDEILPDEDAFAKIDTEQLIKGDLTFQNFFGQILKLISKNHLSFPLERRMKLKDGKPIIDEVFFFEQSYDRLSEHDLYGLFEFPQNFISDLKLKHENVVRGIPDVVPHFYKGDGYVTVGGGIYSWYALLGIETLRKVGSKLPVEVFLPELKDYEFEFCEVILPKLNARCIEMYKIFGAQSLQDFDVQGYQYKAFALLASSFENAFLLDSDSYPVTNPDPLFESELYKEYQMITWPDFWRRTVSPYFYEISNTEIGMVPVRHLNDFFVNPKYLEYKQGDDIVVGATYHDRAGTIPDWTTESGEMLINKRKHFRTLILALYYNYDGPYGYYPLLSQGGAGEGDKETFVAAANFYGLKWYQVNKKCERHFGWYNDEQNYEHSTIVQYDPISDYDLLQKSREMYRKDVETAGDSYEYNYDKYFLDFFTPDALNPMFYHVHDPKMNPFKIMEKKWTENLDGKKIRNVAEDFPRVHFDLELFLWGTINHYMCDTSTNFRAFDGQDKTELCNKFMPDQLAYLKFSSQKIFDAYKSENYQEQIKGGRDWT, encoded by the coding sequence ATGGGCTCAGCGGAATCACTGTCATCTGCTCCTACCCGCTTTTCGGGCAGGATATCACGCTTGACGCGTAGACGTACTAGGATAATCGTTCTCATTGGTGTTATGTTGACGATTGTCTCTGCATTTTACTACTTTGCCCCGGGAAACAATTTCGCAAGCTTAAAGCTAAGTAAAGGAACTGAGTCAGAAGGTGGTATGTTTGACAAGTTGTTTGACATCGACGCCGTCAACAGGTACCTAAGCAATgcaaacaaagaaacaaaaaaattggagaaaGAAAACGAAGTTAAAGGAGCTCAACTTCAAGTGAAAATCAACGAAGAACAAGAAGCCCTATTGAATAATGCTGAAGAACTTAGAAAGCTATATTTTAATTCTGATCATAACGGTATTATCAATTTTGGCTCCACTGGTAACATGGGTAAACCTGAGTTGAATATCctcaaaaataaagattctAAGAATAAACTACAAGAGCTTCTTCATGATGGCAAGGATGGTAAAACCTCTAATAATAAAGAAGAGCCAGGTGGAGACAGAAGTATACCTTTGACTGATGAAATCCTGCCTGATGAAGATGCCTTTGCTAAAATTGATACTGAGCAGCTAATCAAAGGTGACCTAACATTCCAGAATTTCTTTGGTcaaattttgaagttgatttctAAGAACCATTTATCGTTCCCTCTAGAGCGTCGTATGAAACTAAAAGACGGTAAACCgattattgatgaagttttcttttttgagCAATCTTACGATAGGTTAAGTGAGCATGACTTGTATGGCTTATTCGAATTTCCCCAAAACTTTATTAgtgatttgaaattgaagcatGAGAACGTTGTTAGGGGCATTCCTGATGTTGTTCCACATTTTTACAAGGGTGATGGTTATGTTACTGTTGGTGGTGGAATCTATTCATGGTATGCCTTACTAGGTATTGAAACCCTTAGAAAAGTCGGTTCTAAATTACCAGTTGAAGTGTTTTTGCCAGAGCTTAAAGATTAtgagtttgaattttgtgAGGTTATTTTGCCTAAACTAAACGCAAGATGTATTGAAATGTACAAGATTTTTGGTGCTCAAAGTTTACAAGATTTTGATGTCCAAGGTTATCAATACAAGGCTTTTGCATTATTGGCATCATCTTTTGAGAATGCATTTTTATTGGATTCAGATTCTTATCCAGTTACCAATCCAGATCCCCTATTTGAGTCGGAACTTTATAAAGAATATCAGATGATCACATGGCCAGATTTTTGGAGGAGAACTGTTTCTCCTTACTTCTACGAGATTTCAAACACTGAAATTGGTATGGTTCCAGTTAGACACCtgaatgatttttttgtcaaCCCTAAATATTTGGAATACAAACAAGGTGATGacattgttgttggtgcTACTTACCATGATCGTGCTGGCACTATACCAGATTGGACTACAGAATCTGGTGAGATGTTAATAAACAAACGTAAGCATTTTAGGACATTGATTTTAGCATTATATTACAACTATGATGGACCATATGGTTACTACCCATTATTATCCCAAGGTGGTGCTGGTGAAGGTGATAAGGAGACTTTTGTTGCTGCCGCTAACTTCTATGGCTTGAAGTGGTACCAGGTCAACAAAAAGTGTGAAAGACACTTTGGTTGGTACAATGATGAGCAAAATTATGAGCATTCTACAATTGTCCAGTATGATCCAATTTCTGATTACGACTTGCTACAAAAATCCCGTGAAATGTATAGGAAAGACGTTGAAACTGCTGGCGATAGTTATGAATATAACTATGATAAAtatttccttgatttcttcactCCTGATGCTCTTAATCCAATGTTTTACCATGTGCATGATCCAAAGATGAACCCATTCAAAATCatggaaaagaaatggaCCGAAAACTTGGACGGTAAAAAGATTCGTAATGTCGCAGAAGATTTCCCACGTGTTCACTTTGATTTAGAGCTCTTCCTCTGGGGTACGATTAATCATTACATGTGTGATACATCGACCAACTTCCGTGCTTTCGATGGTCAGGACAAAACTGAGTTATGTAATAAATTTATGCCTGATCAGTTGGCATACTTAAAATTCAGTTCTCAGAAGATCTTCGATGCTTATAAATCTGAAAACTATCAGGAACAAATTAAAGGTGGTCGTGACTGGACCTGA